In Opitutus sp., one genomic interval encodes:
- a CDS encoding sulfatase-like hydrolase/transferase produces the protein MAVASAPSILWIVTTQWRAQACGYAGDPNARTPDLDALAARSINYLQAVTPHPFGPFSRAALLTGVRSPENGVRNYYDPLPLGARTIAHELNEIGYHTAFFGKWHLHARDPAAPLVGEAHARAVVPAEARGGFAFWEGFESGFLLNDPWLHGTRLAEPTPFFGYQSDVVCSRAAEWISCASKQRAEGVSPWFAVVSLEAPHPPYDAPAAGVAPRPVTLPANVPRGGEVAAKASRELAGYYAHIEATDRAIGRLLAVVPEEVIVVFTSVHGDMHGAHGLFRKGWPHEESVRVPLLVRGAVGGRRSDEPVSLIDLPAMTLAWARGQAWVCGRERAEISMPSVVALPLQCDRAWTGWRSAKRKEIFNADGSPWLSFDLRADPGEAVNLNESPSIPARPLGATDKAGTPRSEK, from the coding sequence ATGGCAGTCGCCTCCGCCCCTTCAATCCTTTGGATCGTCACCACCCAGTGGCGGGCGCAGGCGTGTGGTTACGCGGGAGATCCTAACGCCCGCACTCCTGACCTCGATGCCTTGGCGGCGCGCAGTATTAACTATCTGCAGGCCGTTACGCCGCACCCGTTCGGGCCTTTTTCCCGTGCCGCCTTACTGACGGGTGTTCGGTCGCCAGAAAATGGCGTGCGCAATTATTACGATCCGCTGCCACTCGGGGCACGAACGATCGCCCATGAGTTAAACGAAATCGGCTACCACACGGCGTTTTTCGGCAAGTGGCATCTCCACGCGCGTGATCCCGCAGCTCCGTTGGTGGGCGAGGCTCATGCGCGGGCGGTCGTGCCTGCGGAGGCGCGTGGCGGCTTCGCTTTTTGGGAGGGTTTTGAGAGCGGGTTTTTGCTCAATGACCCATGGTTGCACGGCACGCGGCTGGCTGAGCCGACGCCGTTTTTTGGTTACCAAAGCGACGTGGTGTGTTCGCGTGCGGCCGAGTGGATTTCGTGCGCTTCCAAGCAACGCGCTGAGGGGGTCAGCCCTTGGTTTGCGGTGGTCAGTTTGGAGGCGCCGCATCCGCCCTACGATGCGCCGGCTGCGGGGGTGGCGCCCCGTCCCGTGACGTTACCGGCCAACGTGCCGCGTGGCGGTGAAGTCGCCGCGAAAGCCAGCCGTGAACTGGCCGGCTATTACGCGCATATCGAGGCGACTGACCGGGCTATTGGGCGATTGCTGGCAGTGGTGCCGGAGGAGGTGATCGTGGTGTTCACTTCGGTGCACGGCGACATGCACGGCGCGCACGGGCTTTTCCGCAAAGGCTGGCCGCACGAGGAAAGTGTGCGCGTGCCGCTGTTGGTGCGTGGTGCGGTAGGTGGGCGGCGTTCCGACGAACCAGTGTCGTTAATCGATTTGCCGGCGATGACCCTCGCATGGGCGCGGGGGCAGGCGTGGGTTTGCGGACGCGAGCGGGCCGAGATTTCCATGCCGAGCGTGGTCGCGTTGCCGCTGCAATGCGACCGGGCCTGGACCGGCTGGCGTTCGGCCAAGCGAAAGGAGATTTTTAACGCCGACGGGTCGCCGTGGCTGAGCTTCGACTTGCGGGCGGATCCGGGTGAAGCGGTTAACCTGAATGAATCCCCTTCGATTCCGGCGAGACCCCTCGGGGCCACCGACAAAGCTGGCACGCCACGCTCCGAAAAGTAG
- a CDS encoding HDOD domain-containing protein gives MPTLDEVCAKALSLPCSPALLPRLITLLEQPHADIEDLAKLIQMDPVLASATVRMANSVFFGGETVADTVGQAVMRLGAKELYRLAALSMASRWMAIEVVGYRWEAGDFCRASLIKALAAEALAQRTGRVDPALAYTCGLVHEIGKLAVAFSCADSFAGVRARCTEGVTWLEAETAELGFNHAAVSARLLAEWRFPVACVVVAANNPPTVAIPAEFRALAGHIHAADHLAAALGVGQGEDAFLYSVDSALLSEQGIEPEVMEATLPLVLERATRLLHGKLNTGKVEF, from the coding sequence ATGCCCACCCTTGATGAGGTTTGCGCGAAAGCGCTCTCACTGCCCTGTTCACCTGCGCTGCTGCCGCGTTTGATCACGCTGCTGGAACAACCGCACGCCGACATCGAGGATTTGGCCAAGTTGATCCAGATGGATCCGGTGCTGGCGAGCGCCACGGTGCGCATGGCCAACTCGGTTTTTTTCGGCGGCGAAACGGTCGCCGACACCGTGGGTCAGGCGGTCATGCGCTTGGGCGCGAAGGAACTTTACCGGCTGGCCGCCTTGTCGATGGCTTCGCGCTGGATGGCGATTGAGGTCGTCGGTTACCGCTGGGAAGCGGGGGATTTTTGCCGCGCGTCTTTAATTAAGGCGTTGGCGGCCGAGGCGCTCGCCCAGCGCACCGGTCGGGTCGATCCGGCGCTGGCCTACACCTGCGGACTGGTGCACGAAATCGGCAAACTGGCGGTCGCCTTCAGTTGCGCGGACTCCTTTGCCGGGGTGCGGGCGCGTTGCACCGAGGGCGTCACGTGGTTGGAGGCGGAAACCGCCGAGTTGGGCTTTAATCATGCGGCGGTGAGCGCGCGTTTGCTGGCGGAATGGCGCTTCCCGGTGGCCTGCGTGGTGGTGGCGGCCAACAACCCTCCCACAGTGGCGATTCCGGCCGAGTTCCGCGCTCTGGCGGGGCATATCCATGCGGCGGATCACCTGGCGGCGGCGCTGGGGGTCGGCCAGGGCGAGGACGCGTTTTTATACAGCGTGGATTCGGCGCTGCTGAGCGAGCAAGGCATTGAGCCCGAAGTCATGGAAGCGACGTTGCCCTTGGTGCTGGAGCGGGCCACGCGGCTGCTTCATGGCAAACTGAACACGGGCAAGGTGGAGTTTTAG
- a CDS encoding chemotaxis protein CheA codes for MPLLSSTFTVLDDIASRFAAESIFATALSDEGLIPAYSLLGDLLGHLGDQPELAGPVKGMHVCLDTLLNEARPYDEASITHLKALAAWLPAALVAVRDGNTPAPLAGGNTAPAAAVAAPVAVVAVEVDQILVFDLGENRELLGEFHSEGLDHLDQIEAALLALDAAPNDRDALNGLFRSFHTIKGVSGFLHLTPMHKLTHEVESLLDLARTDKLQLTPAIITEILNSRDAIQEMMGQITLALERGQLPNKAVPVAHLIAAVRRLAVGDASKPSAAQAPVQAAPQAAPAADSSSAPAAVSSSPDVPAAAAPAAAAEAGRPAATTSSSSVRVNTEKLDSLVDVVGELVIVQSQLMESAKGLDAGGTSLARNLAQFGRITKELQHTAMSLRMVPIKPTFQRMERLVRDLSRDFGKQVLFETRGDETEIDRTVAEEIVDPLVHMVRNSLDHGLEGPADRKAAGKNEQGRLRLAAYHEGSNLVIELIDDGRGINKTRVLEKARSQGLVAEGITPPTDVILNMIFLPGFSTAAKVTAVSGRGVGMDVVRRNIERLRGQIQIETVEGQGTTFRIRLPLTTAIIDGLLVRVGEDRFILPTITVQVALKPTKEMLTTIQGRGEVIDHRGKILPLHRLHRRFEIEGAEEDPTKGIVVMIEVGSKVYALLVDELLNKQEVVIKNLGAFLQDRPGVAGGAILGDGTIALILDPASLCAA; via the coding sequence ATGCCTTTACTTTCCTCCACCTTCACTGTCCTCGATGATATCGCCAGTCGCTTCGCCGCTGAATCGATTTTCGCCACCGCGCTGAGCGATGAGGGACTGATTCCCGCTTACAGTTTACTCGGCGACCTGCTCGGGCATCTCGGCGACCAACCGGAACTGGCGGGGCCGGTCAAAGGCATGCACGTTTGCCTCGATACGTTGCTCAACGAGGCCCGGCCCTATGATGAGGCGTCGATAACGCACCTGAAGGCCCTCGCCGCGTGGTTGCCGGCTGCATTGGTGGCCGTGCGCGATGGTAACACGCCAGCTCCTTTGGCCGGAGGTAACACCGCTCCTGCTGCCGCCGTGGCTGCCCCGGTTGCGGTCGTAGCCGTCGAGGTGGATCAGATCCTCGTTTTCGATCTGGGCGAAAACCGCGAACTGCTCGGCGAATTCCACTCCGAGGGGCTCGACCACCTCGATCAAATCGAGGCCGCGCTGCTCGCCCTGGACGCCGCCCCCAATGACCGCGATGCGCTCAATGGCCTGTTCCGCTCCTTCCACACCATCAAGGGCGTGTCGGGCTTTTTGCACCTCACCCCGATGCACAAGCTCACCCACGAGGTCGAGTCGCTGCTCGACCTGGCCCGCACCGACAAGCTCCAGCTTACCCCGGCCATTATCACCGAAATTCTTAACAGCCGTGACGCCATCCAAGAGATGATGGGCCAGATCACGCTGGCGTTGGAGCGCGGCCAGCTGCCCAACAAGGCCGTGCCCGTCGCCCACCTGATCGCCGCCGTGCGCCGCCTCGCTGTCGGCGACGCTTCCAAACCCTCGGCCGCCCAGGCCCCAGTCCAGGCCGCTCCGCAGGCCGCGCCCGCTGCCGATTCCTCCAGCGCGCCCGCCGCAGTTTCCAGCTCTCCGGATGTCCCCGCTGCCGCTGCGCCTGCCGCCGCAGCCGAGGCCGGCCGGCCTGCGGCCACCACCAGTTCGTCCTCGGTGCGCGTGAACACCGAAAAACTCGACTCGCTGGTCGATGTGGTCGGCGAGTTGGTCATCGTGCAAAGTCAGTTGATGGAATCCGCCAAGGGGCTGGATGCCGGCGGTACGTCGCTGGCGCGCAACCTGGCCCAATTCGGCCGCATCACCAAGGAGCTGCAACACACCGCGATGTCGCTGCGCATGGTGCCGATCAAACCCACCTTCCAACGCATGGAGCGGCTGGTGCGCGATCTGTCGCGCGATTTCGGCAAACAGGTTTTGTTTGAGACCCGCGGCGACGAAACCGAAATCGACCGCACCGTCGCCGAGGAAATCGTCGACCCGCTCGTGCACATGGTGCGCAACTCCCTCGACCACGGCCTTGAAGGCCCCGCCGATCGCAAGGCCGCCGGGAAAAACGAACAGGGGCGCCTGCGCCTGGCCGCTTATCACGAGGGCAGTAATTTGGTGATCGAACTCATCGACGACGGCCGTGGCATCAACAAGACCCGGGTGCTCGAAAAGGCCCGCAGCCAGGGGCTCGTCGCCGAGGGCATCACCCCGCCCACGGACGTGATTTTGAACATGATTTTCCTTCCCGGCTTTTCCACGGCGGCCAAGGTCACCGCCGTGTCCGGGCGCGGTGTCGGCATGGACGTGGTGCGGCGCAATATCGAGCGCCTGCGCGGCCAGATCCAGATCGAGACCGTGGAGGGGCAGGGGACGACTTTCCGTATCCGTTTACCGCTGACCACGGCGATCATCGACGGCTTGCTGGTTCGCGTGGGCGAGGACCGCTTTATTCTGCCGACGATCACGGTGCAGGTGGCGCTCAAGCCGACGAAAGAGATGCTCACCACTATCCAGGGCCGGGGCGAAGTGATTGATCATCGCGGGAAAATCCTGCCGCTGCACCGCTTGCACCGCCGCTTTGAAATCGAGGGCGCCGAGGAGGATCCGACCAAGGGTATCGTGGTCATGATCGAGGTGGGCAGCAAAGTGTACGCGCTGCTCGTCGACGAGTTGCTCAACAAGCAGGAGGTCGTGATCAAGAATCTGGGCGCCTTCCTGCAAGACCGCCCCGGAGTGGCCGGCGGCGCTATTCTCGGCGACGGCACCATCGCGCTCATCCTTGATCCGGCCTCGCTTTGCGCCGCCTAA
- a CDS encoding purine-binding chemotaxis protein CheW, with protein MSTQHSTDTSRLAGKYLTVVLDKEAYGIAVLKVREIIRLQKITPVPQMPVFVKGVINLRGRVIPVIDLRIKFGLNAELAERTCVVVVQIALEAGRNVQMGLVVDSVEEVVNLTGAEIEPTPEFGARIDTSYLLGLAKIKGVVKTLLDIERVVAPETMERIAHAA; from the coding sequence ATGAGCACTCAGCACAGCACCGACACCTCCCGGCTTGCCGGGAAATACCTCACCGTTGTCCTCGACAAAGAAGCCTACGGCATCGCGGTCCTTAAGGTTCGCGAAATCATCCGCCTGCAAAAAATCACGCCCGTGCCGCAAATGCCGGTCTTCGTGAAGGGCGTCATCAACCTGCGTGGCCGCGTCATCCCGGTGATCGATCTGCGCATCAAATTCGGACTTAACGCCGAGCTTGCCGAACGCACCTGCGTGGTGGTGGTGCAGATCGCCCTGGAGGCCGGACGCAACGTGCAAATGGGCCTGGTGGTCGACAGCGTCGAGGAGGTCGTGAACCTCACGGGTGCTGAAATCGAGCCCACCCCCGAATTCGGTGCGCGCATCGACACCTCGTATTTGCTCGGCCTGGCCAAGATCAAAGGCGTCGTGAAGACGCTTCTCGACATCGAGCGCGTGGTCGCCCCCGAGACGATGGAACGCATCGCCCACGCTGCTTAA
- a CDS encoding PAS domain S-box protein, whose product MNTSQSPLKVAAETASPVPTSALVSWADSLELAVLFEPGANRVLEVNRAFARKFGQPGPAWVGHDLVSLIHPEDFEDWTSAVPRLARPPFHIAREHRWQTAQGWRWISWEETAVRDAEGEVCAVRSIGRDVTKHRLAEEHFRKLAQAVEQAPVSIVLTTPGGTPQYVNSRFTEVTGFTLEEIFEGQIPLLRDGHPSEAAYRHFCALVASGKKWSGELCSKRKNGTEAWELVQVSPIRNHLDEITYLLCMREDISERKALEDQLRQAQKMESLGTLAGGIAHDFNNIISIIRGFTELALILPPGDARMGRYLGSVHAAAARAASLVSQILAFSRKTDVAYRAVQVNDQVRELAGLFSETFPRNIEQCYELDDTIESFAADPDQIRQVLMNLCVNARDAMPEGGKLTISTNRVAGQSLIDLKVDPAQDYAHIRVSDTGVGMAPEVQARVFEPFFTTKQEHGGTGLGLAVVYGIVANHHGVIDLESIQGSGTVFHVYIPLKVRANLPVTNPGELTRSKLPAGTERVLLVDDELPIQEMLGAALSDAGYRVIPAQDGTEAIQHILAVDAQVDVVVLDLNMPRMSGLDVLKVMRARSPEVPVLVVTGNLTELVKEELRSLDHTDILEKPFDLTAFGTALRGVIDAGARAKVRSKG is encoded by the coding sequence ATGAATACATCCCAATCACCCCTGAAAGTGGCCGCTGAAACCGCGTCGCCCGTGCCCACCTCCGCCTTGGTTTCTTGGGCCGACAGCTTGGAGCTGGCCGTCCTGTTCGAACCCGGCGCCAATCGCGTTCTGGAGGTCAATCGGGCCTTCGCGCGCAAGTTCGGCCAGCCCGGCCCGGCCTGGGTCGGCCATGATCTGGTTTCGCTGATCCATCCCGAGGATTTCGAGGACTGGACCAGCGCCGTGCCTCGGCTGGCACGACCGCCCTTCCACATCGCCCGCGAGCACCGCTGGCAGACCGCGCAGGGCTGGCGCTGGATTTCGTGGGAAGAAACCGCCGTGCGCGACGCAGAGGGCGAAGTGTGCGCGGTGCGCTCGATCGGGCGCGACGTCACCAAGCACCGCCTCGCCGAGGAGCATTTCCGCAAGCTGGCGCAGGCTGTCGAACAGGCGCCGGTGTCCATCGTGTTGACCACGCCTGGCGGCACACCGCAGTACGTGAACTCGCGATTCACCGAGGTCACCGGCTTCACCTTGGAGGAAATTTTCGAGGGGCAAATCCCGTTGTTGCGCGACGGCCACCCGAGCGAGGCGGCGTACCGGCATTTTTGCGCGTTGGTGGCCTCAGGCAAAAAGTGGTCGGGCGAGCTGTGTTCGAAGCGCAAGAACGGCACCGAGGCCTGGGAACTCGTGCAGGTTTCCCCCATTCGCAACCACCTCGACGAAATCACCTACCTGCTGTGCATGCGCGAGGACATCAGCGAGCGGAAGGCCCTGGAGGACCAGCTGCGCCAGGCACAGAAAATGGAGAGCCTCGGCACGCTGGCCGGCGGCATTGCGCACGATTTTAATAACATCATCTCGATCATCCGTGGGTTCACCGAACTCGCGCTGATCCTGCCGCCCGGCGATGCGCGCATGGGCCGTTACCTCGGCTCGGTGCACGCGGCCGCCGCGCGCGCCGCATCGCTGGTGAGCCAGATCCTGGCCTTCAGCCGCAAGACCGACGTCGCCTACCGGGCGGTGCAGGTCAACGACCAGGTGCGCGAACTCGCGGGGCTGTTCTCCGAGACGTTCCCGCGCAACATCGAGCAGTGCTACGAGCTGGACGACACGATCGAGTCGTTCGCGGCCGATCCCGACCAGATCCGGCAGGTGCTGATGAACCTGTGTGTGAACGCGCGCGATGCCATGCCCGAAGGCGGCAAGCTGACCATTTCCACCAACCGCGTTGCCGGCCAATCGCTGATCGACCTCAAGGTGGATCCGGCGCAGGACTACGCGCACATCCGCGTTTCGGATACGGGCGTGGGCATGGCCCCGGAAGTGCAGGCGCGGGTCTTCGAGCCGTTTTTCACCACCAAGCAGGAGCATGGCGGCACGGGCCTAGGCTTGGCGGTAGTTTACGGAATCGTGGCTAATCATCACGGCGTGATCGACCTGGAGAGTATTCAGGGCAGCGGCACGGTTTTCCACGTGTACATTCCGCTGAAAGTACGCGCGAACCTGCCGGTAACCAATCCAGGAGAATTAACGCGGTCGAAATTGCCCGCCGGCACCGAACGCGTGCTGCTGGTCGATGACGAGCTGCCGATCCAGGAGATGCTCGGGGCGGCGCTCAGTGACGCGGGTTACCGGGTGATTCCTGCGCAGGACGGCACCGAGGCGATCCAGCATATTTTGGCGGTGGATGCGCAGGTGGACGTGGTGGTGTTGGATCTCAATATGCCACGCATGAGCGGACTCGACGTGTTAAAGGTAATGCGGGCGCGTTCGCCGGAGGTACCGGTGCTGGTGGTGACGGGAAATCTTACGGAGCTGGTGAAGGAAGAACTGCGGTCGTTGGATCACACGGACATCCTGGAAAAACCCTTCGATTTGACGGCCTTCGGGACTGCACTGCGCGGGGTGATCGATGCGGGCGCGAGGGCGAAGGTAAGGTCGAAGGGCTGA
- a CDS encoding HDOD domain-containing protein — protein MTSPPQTTQNVGPYTREEIRGRIEHCPKLASLQVINNKLASLVKSDKSGNAEIAALIRHDPSLTARLLRMVNSVYFGLSAKVNNIDEAVLYLGLRQIRELSMATPVIEDMAKLSPTSIQLPWREMWQHSIGTAIMTRDVLATTNLLVDDDTDYIVGLLHNVGKVVLATAWSKEFAVVAAGDHADAEAVCAAEREAIGWDHAEIGAYYLERHQLAPEIVEAVRFHANPQGAGDHRLYAAAVQVADLAVREVGIVSGFERVPAQPSGSWARCAGWKILFESESRESAQAQATLERALVRLPGMLNSMV, from the coding sequence ATGACGTCACCCCCCCAAACCACCCAAAATGTCGGTCCTTATACCCGCGAAGAAATCCGCGGCCGGATCGAACATTGCCCTAAGCTGGCGTCCTTGCAGGTCATTAACAACAAATTGGCCAGCTTGGTGAAATCCGACAAGAGCGGCAACGCGGAGATCGCCGCCCTCATCCGCCACGACCCGTCGTTGACCGCCCGGCTGCTGCGTATGGTCAACAGCGTGTATTTCGGCCTGAGCGCTAAGGTGAACAATATCGACGAGGCAGTGCTTTATTTGGGCCTGCGCCAAATCCGCGAGTTGTCCATGGCCACCCCGGTAATCGAGGACATGGCGAAACTCAGCCCGACGTCTATCCAGTTGCCCTGGCGTGAAATGTGGCAGCATTCCATCGGTACGGCGATCATGACGCGCGACGTGCTGGCGACGACCAATCTGTTGGTGGACGACGACACCGACTATATCGTCGGGCTGTTGCACAATGTGGGCAAAGTGGTGCTGGCCACCGCTTGGTCCAAGGAATTTGCGGTGGTGGCGGCCGGCGACCACGCCGATGCCGAGGCCGTCTGTGCGGCCGAGCGCGAAGCCATCGGCTGGGACCATGCGGAAATCGGCGCCTATTACTTGGAGCGCCACCAGCTCGCACCCGAGATCGTGGAAGCGGTGCGCTTTCACGCCAATCCACAGGGGGCGGGCGACCACCGCTTGTATGCGGCTGCCGTGCAAGTCGCCGATTTGGCGGTGCGCGAAGTGGGCATCGTCAGTGGTTTCGAGCGCGTGCCCGCACAACCCTCCGGCAGCTGGGCTCGCTGCGCGGGTTGGAAAATACTTTTTGAGTCCGAATCGCGTGAATCCGCTCAGGCGCAAGCGACCCTGGAGCGCGCACTGGTCCGGCTCCCCGGCATGTTAAATAGCATGGTGTGA